Proteins encoded by one window of Streptacidiphilus sp. PB12-B1b:
- a CDS encoding acyl-CoA desaturase — MTTQPADENGAPAATAVLSQPRPPSAAPATRGGETKGFAEQFALGSFIVVPFLALLAAVPVAWGWGLGWHDVVIMVVMYFTACHGITIGFHRFFTHGSFKANRALKIALAVAGSLAIEGPVVRWVADHRKHHRYSDKEGDPHSPWRYGESVPALLKGLWWAHMGWLFDEEQTPQQTYAPDLVGDRDVSWVSRQFAFFTATSLLLPPLAGGLWSWSWQGAVTAFFWGSLVRVALLHHVTWSINSICHASGRRPFKSRDRSGNVAWLAVLSCGESWHNLHHADPTSARHGVLRGQVDSSARLIRWFELAGWARDVRWPSPERVEARRAA; from the coding sequence ATGACCACTCAACCCGCTGACGAGAACGGCGCGCCCGCCGCGACGGCCGTCCTGTCACAGCCGCGCCCGCCGTCCGCCGCCCCGGCCACCCGCGGCGGGGAGACCAAGGGCTTCGCGGAGCAGTTCGCGCTCGGGTCCTTCATCGTGGTGCCGTTCCTGGCGCTGCTCGCCGCCGTCCCGGTGGCCTGGGGCTGGGGGCTGGGCTGGCACGACGTGGTGATCATGGTGGTGATGTACTTCACCGCCTGCCACGGCATCACCATCGGCTTCCACCGGTTCTTCACCCACGGCTCGTTCAAGGCCAACCGGGCGCTCAAGATCGCCCTGGCGGTGGCCGGCAGCCTGGCCATCGAGGGTCCGGTGGTGCGCTGGGTGGCCGACCACCGCAAGCACCACCGCTACTCCGACAAGGAGGGCGACCCGCACTCCCCGTGGCGCTACGGCGAGTCCGTCCCCGCCCTGCTCAAGGGCCTGTGGTGGGCGCACATGGGCTGGCTGTTCGACGAGGAGCAGACCCCGCAGCAGACCTACGCGCCGGATCTGGTGGGCGACCGGGACGTCTCCTGGGTGTCGCGGCAGTTCGCCTTCTTCACCGCGACCTCGCTGCTGCTCCCGCCGCTGGCCGGCGGCCTGTGGTCGTGGTCCTGGCAGGGCGCGGTGACGGCGTTCTTCTGGGGGTCGCTGGTGCGGGTGGCGCTGCTGCACCACGTGACCTGGTCGATCAACTCGATCTGCCACGCCTCCGGGCGGCGTCCGTTCAAGTCCCGGGACCGCTCCGGCAACGTGGCCTGGCTGGCGGTGCTGTCCTGCGGCGAGTCCTGGCACAACCTGCACCACGCGGACCCGACCTCGGCCCGGCACGGGGTGCTGCGCGGGCAGGTGGACTCCTCGGCCCGGCTGATCCGCTGGTTCGAGCTGGCCGGGTGGGCGCGGGACGTCCGCTGGCCGAGCCCGGAGCGGGTCGAGGCGCGGCGGGCGGCATGA
- a CDS encoding TetR family transcriptional regulator encodes MSDSSGGSGGAGSSAVPAKAARARRAPAAGGRTARVRMSGKQRREQLLDVGRMLFAERGYEATSVEEIAAQAGVSKPVVYEHFGGKEGLYAVVVDREMQLLMDMVTGSLTGGHPRELCEEAAFALLDYIETSTDGFRILVRDSPVAQSTGTFASLINDIATQVEDILGHEFKSRGYDPKLAPMYAQMLVGMVALTGQWWLDVRKPVKAEVVAHLVNLAWHGLEGMERRPQLVGRRKN; translated from the coding sequence GTGAGTGACAGCAGCGGTGGTTCAGGGGGCGCGGGGAGCTCGGCGGTCCCCGCGAAGGCGGCACGCGCGCGCAGGGCCCCGGCGGCGGGAGGACGCACGGCCCGGGTGCGGATGAGCGGGAAGCAGCGCCGGGAGCAGTTGCTGGACGTGGGCCGGATGCTCTTCGCGGAGCGGGGCTACGAGGCGACGTCGGTGGAGGAGATCGCGGCGCAGGCCGGCGTGTCCAAGCCGGTGGTGTACGAGCACTTCGGCGGCAAGGAGGGGCTGTACGCGGTCGTGGTCGACCGGGAGATGCAGCTGCTGATGGACATGGTCACCGGGTCGTTGACCGGCGGGCACCCCCGGGAGCTGTGCGAGGAGGCGGCGTTCGCGCTGCTGGACTACATCGAGACGTCGACGGACGGCTTCCGGATCCTGGTGCGGGATTCGCCGGTGGCGCAGTCGACGGGGACGTTCGCCTCGCTGATCAACGACATCGCCACCCAGGTGGAGGACATCCTGGGGCACGAGTTCAAGTCGCGCGGGTACGACCCGAAGCTGGCGCCGATGTACGCGCAGATGCTGGTGGGGATGGTGGCGCTGACCGGGCAGTGGTGGCTGGACGTGCGGAAGCCGGTGAAGGCCGAGGTGGTGGCGCACCTGGTGAACCTGGCCTGGCACGGCCTGGAGGGGATGGAGCGGCGTCCGCAGCTGGTGGGGCGGCGCAAGAACTAG
- a CDS encoding VOC family protein produces the protein MIVALDHVQLAAPAGSEDQLRGYYAGILGMTELRKPPLLAARGGCWFQAGPVQLHLGIEDPFTPARKAHPALRISGIHAYAKQIAALGAPVTWDYDLPGHHRFYSHDPVGNRIEFLEPVARKPAG, from the coding sequence ATGATCGTCGCCCTCGACCACGTCCAGCTCGCCGCACCCGCCGGCAGCGAGGACCAGCTGCGCGGCTACTACGCCGGCATCCTCGGCATGACCGAGCTCCGCAAGCCCCCGCTGCTCGCCGCCCGCGGCGGTTGCTGGTTCCAGGCCGGCCCGGTCCAGCTCCACCTCGGCATCGAGGACCCGTTCACCCCTGCCAGGAAGGCCCACCCGGCCCTGCGGATCAGCGGCATCCACGCCTACGCCAAGCAGATCGCCGCCCTCGGCGCGCCCGTCACCTGGGACTACGACCTCCCCGGCCACCACCGCTTCTACTCCCACGACCCGGTCGGCAACCGCATCGAGTTCCTCGAACCCGTCGCCCGGAAGCCCGCCGGATAG
- a CDS encoding trans-aconitate 2-methyltransferase encodes MTTDTWDPAQYLRHADHRSRPFHDLVARIPGTPQRVVDLGCGPGNTTATLPRRWPRARITGIDNSPAMIRQARHDHPDIDVQPGDITTHRPDADLILSNAALQWIPDHTRLFPRWIDALPAGGTLAFQVPGNFDQPSHTLLADLRATPRWAHLPPVHTPAVHPPAHYLHLLTDLGCTVDAWETTYLQLLTGDRPVLDWMLGTGLRPTLTALTDPADREAFLDQYAALLDRAYPATPHGTVLPYRRIFVIATKAPATETPATDRPAAN; translated from the coding sequence ATGACCACCGACACCTGGGACCCCGCCCAGTACCTCCGCCACGCCGACCACCGCAGCCGGCCCTTCCACGACCTCGTCGCCCGCATCCCCGGCACCCCCCAGCGCGTCGTCGACCTCGGCTGCGGCCCCGGCAACACCACCGCCACCCTCCCCCGGCGCTGGCCCCGCGCCCGGATCACCGGCATCGACAACTCACCCGCCATGATCCGCCAAGCCCGCCACGACCACCCCGACATCGACGTCCAGCCCGGCGACATCACCACCCACCGCCCCGACGCCGACCTCATCCTCTCCAACGCCGCCCTCCAGTGGATCCCCGACCACACCCGCCTCTTCCCCCGCTGGATCGACGCCCTGCCCGCCGGCGGCACCCTCGCCTTCCAGGTCCCCGGCAACTTCGACCAGCCCAGCCACACCCTCCTCGCCGACCTCCGCGCCACCCCCCGCTGGGCCCACCTCCCCCCGGTGCACACCCCCGCCGTCCACCCGCCCGCCCACTACCTCCACCTGCTCACCGACCTCGGCTGCACCGTCGACGCCTGGGAGACCACCTACCTCCAGCTGCTCACCGGCGACCGCCCGGTCCTCGACTGGATGCTCGGCACCGGCCTGCGCCCCACCCTGACCGCCCTCACCGACCCCGCCGACCGCGAGGCCTTCCTCGACCAGTACGCCGCCCTCCTCGACCGGGCCTACCCCGCCACCCCGCACGGCACCGTCCTGCCCTACCGCCGTATCTTCGTCATCGCCACCAAGGCTCCCGCCACCGAGACGCCCGCCACCGACCGCCCCGCCGCGAACTGA
- a CDS encoding MarR family winged helix-turn-helix transcriptional regulator: MEDEVDRLVMAWRRERPDLDVEPLEVLSRVSRLARHLDRARRTAFAEHSLEPWEFDVLTALRRTGAPYQLSPGQLLTQTLVTSGTMTNRIDRLAGKGLVQRLPDPGDRRGVLVRLTESGQHRADEALAGLLAHERALLAELSAAQQADLAGLLRQLVAPFDNLPE; encoded by the coding sequence ATGGAGGACGAGGTCGACCGGCTGGTCATGGCGTGGCGCCGCGAGCGCCCGGACCTCGACGTGGAGCCGCTGGAAGTGCTGAGCCGGGTCAGCCGGCTCGCCCGGCACCTGGACCGGGCGCGCCGTACCGCCTTCGCCGAGCACAGCCTGGAGCCGTGGGAGTTCGACGTGCTCACCGCGCTCCGCCGGACCGGCGCGCCCTACCAGCTGTCCCCCGGGCAGCTGCTGACGCAGACTCTGGTGACCTCCGGCACCATGACCAACCGGATCGACCGCCTGGCCGGCAAGGGCCTGGTCCAGCGGCTGCCCGACCCCGGCGACCGCCGGGGCGTCCTGGTGCGGCTGACCGAGTCCGGGCAGCACCGCGCGGACGAGGCGCTGGCGGGGCTGCTGGCCCACGAGCGGGCGCTGCTGGCGGAGCTCTCCGCGGCCCAGCAGGCCGATCTGGCCGGGCTGCTGCGGCAGTTGGTCGCGCCGTTCGACAACCTCCCGGAGTAG
- a CDS encoding SGNH/GDSL hydrolase family protein has translation MLSTSRTARCLMGVASAALAAAALTGATAPAAVAHSTTAPDAHGSTHHAPDYYVSLGDSLAAGYQPNAGGNTDESYTDQLYARLRKHDPNLVHVKLGCSGETTQTMISGGICSYAGASSQLDAAVKFLDAHKGQVSYVTLDIGANDVDGCTTATGLDMACAEQGIATVAAELPQIAGAVHKAGGATPRYVGMNYYDPFLAAWLTGAAGQQLAKDSVTLSTGFNAAVQAGLHSSGFQLADVSRTFATDDFGRPVTLPGIGRVPLNVAHVCEWTWECTPYHNIHANTLGYGVIANVFERVLEGRR, from the coding sequence GTGCTCAGCACCTCCCGCACCGCCCGCTGTCTCATGGGCGTCGCCTCCGCGGCCCTGGCCGCGGCCGCGCTGACGGGCGCCACGGCGCCGGCCGCCGTCGCGCACAGCACCACCGCACCGGACGCACACGGCTCCACGCACCACGCCCCGGACTACTACGTCTCCCTCGGCGACTCCCTCGCCGCCGGATACCAGCCGAACGCGGGCGGCAACACCGACGAGTCCTACACCGACCAGCTGTACGCGCGGCTCAGGAAGCACGACCCGAACCTGGTGCACGTCAAGCTCGGCTGCAGCGGCGAGACCACCCAGACCATGATCAGCGGCGGGATCTGCTCCTACGCCGGGGCCTCCTCGCAGCTGGACGCCGCGGTGAAGTTCCTGGACGCGCACAAGGGCCAGGTGTCGTACGTGACCCTGGACATCGGCGCCAACGACGTCGACGGCTGCACCACCGCGACCGGGCTGGACATGGCCTGCGCCGAGCAGGGCATCGCCACCGTCGCCGCCGAGCTGCCGCAGATCGCCGGGGCCGTGCACAAGGCCGGCGGCGCCACGCCGCGGTACGTCGGCATGAACTACTACGACCCCTTCCTCGCCGCCTGGCTGACCGGCGCGGCCGGACAGCAGCTGGCGAAGGATTCGGTGACCCTGTCGACCGGCTTCAACGCCGCCGTCCAGGCCGGGCTGCACAGCTCGGGCTTCCAGCTGGCGGACGTCTCCCGGACCTTCGCCACCGACGACTTCGGCCGCCCGGTGACGCTGCCCGGCATCGGCCGGGTGCCGCTGAACGTGGCCCACGTCTGCGAGTGGACCTGGGAGTGCACGCCGTACCACAACATCCACGCCAACACGCTGGGCTACGGCGTCATCGCCAACGTCTTCGAGCGCGTGCTGGAGGGCCGCCGCTGA
- a CDS encoding phosphatidylglycerol lysyltransferase domain-containing protein: MGRDVSSETVTNSSGVWRVRAGAVAVWYLRIAALLNFVGAVSAPFRSQVTRHNTGDFFTPYLLSAGFTSGALALFMAVMLRRRKRAAWLFNVVLVSLYLLVVVLFLAVYPQAKGLWFNWISLVLTLALLIALVVGRREFRAKGDRSNPLLALAALIGGGAVAVLLGTALVSATDTASGSTLWDRTSYTLMRVYTLAPSGSRYDDIVTPHWVDISINVMSVLIFLLVLYALFRAPKGKEYLAPEDEARLRELLDKNGERDSLGYFALRRDKSVLFSPSGKAAVVYRVVGGVSLASGDPIGDVEAWPGAIERWQAQAREHAWVPAVMGASEEGGTVYSRHGLNALELGDEAIVEVDEFTLEGRAMRNVRQAHKKVGRAGYTVRVRRHADIPDDEMDTLLQRADHWRDGQTERGFSMALGRLGDPDDGQCVMLECRDGTGELRALLSFVPWGRDGLSLDLMRRDRESDNGLLEFMVIELIGQAKVLGFERVSLNFAMFRAVFERGSKLGAGPVLRMWRSVLLFFSRWWQIESLYRANAKYRPIWEPRYLLFERSGDLPRIGLASARAEGFITTPSLPSLFKRRHSRVPEAGVAQRI, encoded by the coding sequence ATGGGGAGGGACGTGTCCTCCGAAACTGTGACGAACAGCTCCGGTGTCTGGCGTGTGCGGGCGGGCGCCGTGGCCGTCTGGTACCTGCGGATCGCCGCGCTGCTGAACTTCGTCGGAGCCGTCTCCGCCCCCTTCCGCAGTCAGGTCACCCGGCACAACACCGGCGACTTCTTCACCCCGTACCTGCTCAGCGCGGGCTTCACCTCGGGCGCGCTGGCACTGTTCATGGCGGTCATGCTGCGCCGACGCAAGCGGGCCGCCTGGCTGTTCAACGTGGTGCTGGTGAGCCTGTACCTGCTGGTGGTGGTGCTGTTCCTGGCGGTCTACCCGCAGGCCAAGGGGCTGTGGTTCAACTGGATCTCGCTGGTGCTCACGCTGGCGCTGCTGATCGCGCTGGTGGTCGGCCGCCGCGAGTTCCGGGCCAAGGGCGACCGCTCCAATCCGCTGCTGGCGCTGGCCGCGCTGATCGGCGGCGGCGCGGTGGCCGTGCTGCTGGGCACCGCGCTGGTGTCGGCGACGGACACCGCCAGCGGCTCGACCCTGTGGGACCGGACCAGCTACACCCTGATGCGGGTCTACACGCTGGCGCCCTCGGGCAGCCGCTACGACGACATCGTGACCCCGCACTGGGTGGACATCAGCATCAACGTGATGAGCGTGCTGATCTTCCTGCTGGTGCTGTACGCGCTGTTCCGCGCCCCCAAGGGCAAGGAGTACCTGGCCCCGGAGGACGAAGCGCGGCTGCGCGAGCTGCTGGACAAGAACGGCGAGCGGGACTCGCTGGGCTACTTCGCGCTGCGCCGTGACAAATCGGTGCTGTTCTCGCCCTCCGGCAAGGCCGCCGTGGTGTACCGGGTGGTCGGCGGGGTGTCGCTGGCCTCGGGCGACCCGATCGGGGACGTCGAGGCGTGGCCCGGCGCGATCGAGCGCTGGCAGGCGCAGGCCCGCGAGCACGCCTGGGTGCCGGCGGTGATGGGGGCCAGCGAGGAGGGCGGCACGGTCTATTCCCGGCACGGGCTGAACGCGCTGGAGCTGGGCGACGAGGCCATCGTCGAGGTCGACGAGTTCACCCTGGAGGGGCGCGCGATGCGCAACGTCCGCCAGGCGCACAAGAAGGTCGGGCGCGCCGGTTACACCGTCCGGGTGCGCCGCCACGCGGACATCCCGGACGACGAGATGGACACCCTGCTGCAGCGCGCCGACCACTGGCGCGACGGCCAGACCGAGCGCGGCTTCTCGATGGCGCTGGGCCGGCTGGGCGATCCGGACGACGGCCAGTGCGTGATGCTGGAGTGCCGTGACGGCACGGGCGAGCTGCGGGCCCTGCTCAGCTTCGTGCCCTGGGGCCGCGACGGCCTGTCGCTGGACCTGATGCGGCGGGACCGGGAGTCCGACAACGGCCTGCTGGAGTTCATGGTGATCGAGCTGATCGGTCAGGCCAAGGTCCTCGGCTTCGAGCGGGTGTCGCTGAACTTCGCCATGTTCCGGGCCGTCTTCGAGCGCGGCTCGAAGCTGGGCGCGGGGCCGGTGCTGCGGATGTGGCGCTCGGTGCTGCTGTTCTTCTCCCGCTGGTGGCAGATCGAGTCCCTTTACCGGGCGAACGCCAAGTACCGGCCGATCTGGGAGCCCCGCTACCTGCTGTTCGAGCGCAGCGGCGACCTGCCGCGGATCGGCCTGGCCTCGGCGCGGGCCGAGGGCTTCATCACCACGCCCAGCCTGCCCAGCCTGTTCAAGCGCCGACACAGCCGCGTCCCCGAGGCGGGCGTGGCGCAACGGATCTAG
- a CDS encoding LuxR C-terminal-related transcriptional regulator, protein MLPLPAQRRPATVARIAPATPAAATPAATPVPGAAHLPAPRPDRAAQDRDGDGREPRTLADTGDGIALAARARAAHPQLRVIVLAAADDDPRRTVRALQAGASGWVAKESSLGRLTAIVRGVLRDETHIPPLLLTGVVRELTAARRDRTESERLVESLTPRERQVLRCMVAGLGRQAVADRLYLSPHTVRTHMQNVLGKLGVHSTLAAVALARRAGLGPAD, encoded by the coding sequence GTGCTCCCGCTGCCCGCCCAGCGCCGACCCGCGACCGTCGCCCGGATCGCCCCCGCCACCCCGGCCGCCGCCACGCCCGCCGCCACCCCGGTCCCCGGCGCGGCGCACCTCCCCGCACCCCGGCCCGACCGCGCCGCCCAGGACCGCGACGGGGACGGCCGCGAGCCGCGCACCCTCGCCGACACCGGCGACGGCATCGCCCTCGCCGCCCGCGCCCGCGCCGCCCACCCGCAGCTCCGGGTCATCGTCCTGGCCGCCGCCGACGACGACCCGCGCCGCACCGTCCGCGCCCTCCAGGCCGGCGCCAGCGGTTGGGTCGCCAAGGAGAGCTCGCTGGGACGGCTCACCGCCATCGTCCGCGGCGTCCTGCGCGACGAGACGCACATCCCGCCGCTGCTGCTCACCGGTGTGGTCCGGGAGCTGACCGCCGCCCGCCGGGACCGCACCGAGAGCGAACGGCTGGTCGAGTCGCTGACCCCGCGCGAGCGCCAGGTTCTGCGGTGCATGGTCGCCGGGCTCGGACGCCAGGCCGTCGCCGACCGGCTCTACCTCTCCCCGCACACCGTCCGCACCCACATGCAGAACGTCCTCGGCAAGCTCGGCGTCCACTCCACCCTCGCCGCCGTCGCCCTGGCCCGGCGGGCCGGCCTCGGCCCGGCCGACTAG
- a CDS encoding PD40 domain-containing protein, whose amino-acid sequence MLSSAATLAAGIVGTLGATAAHAATPAAGVLAFRTSSGEAAVINSDGSGERLLPALSYGSFGRVAWSSDGSRVASAVNGVLASSRPDGSSAFQLTPAQGNADDAAFGWSGSDLLTDADGQIYAQTSDAVGAPVRLMNSSTEPASDQDTQPDVSPTGLVAFARSTNGGTQNIWTYSTGTGKAAELVGNAYQPVYSADGSTLLFLRQVDGQPAQAYAIKANGTGTAVQLTDDPNGVQSASLSPDGHTLAYASYEPAAADQVVKTLALGVAGASPVTVAPGTDPVWQPVQAQQNGLFDIYGTGGLGTDDAASRWDYNAAGTSKAGLVTAFNAVLVNRSDQGDAPAAVALAAEKQGPLLMTSGGSLDTAAANELKRSLHQGWTVYLEGSTSELSARVAAQVQALGYKVDRISAGNPSDESVATARATTSAPTWIVLADDMDYRTALSAAATAGSGGYHGRLVVLLNSTWGLPGSIASYMNGLNPSSTHLVAVGGRSIYALEHTTALHKVWYFWTVDNSSNGETLSFALADFWWGGEGEATVANNTGWQDGAVAASAAATYGPLVWTSPKYLSPDTVAFLEHESASVNSVQIYGTAGFPGNTLYEIEDSVAAAGTELVKVPNGRPPALPTVRTAATGTGQLPAPIRAAATAPQPRLSDPQSTTAAG is encoded by the coding sequence GTGCTCTCGTCCGCCGCCACCCTGGCGGCGGGCATCGTCGGCACGCTCGGCGCCACCGCCGCCCACGCGGCGACCCCGGCCGCCGGCGTGCTGGCCTTCCGGACCAGCTCCGGCGAGGCCGCCGTGATCAACAGCGACGGTTCGGGCGAGCGCCTGCTGCCCGCCCTCTCCTACGGCTCGTTCGGACGGGTCGCCTGGTCGTCGGACGGCAGCCGGGTGGCCTCCGCCGTCAACGGCGTGCTCGCCAGCAGCCGGCCGGACGGCAGCTCCGCCTTCCAGCTGACGCCCGCCCAGGGCAACGCCGACGACGCGGCCTTCGGCTGGAGCGGCAGCGACCTGCTGACCGACGCCGACGGCCAGATCTACGCCCAGACCTCGGACGCCGTCGGTGCCCCGGTGCGGCTGATGAACAGCAGCACGGAGCCCGCCTCGGACCAGGACACCCAGCCCGACGTCTCGCCCACCGGCCTGGTCGCCTTCGCCCGCAGCACCAACGGCGGGACGCAGAACATCTGGACGTACAGCACCGGCACCGGCAAGGCCGCCGAACTCGTCGGCAACGCCTACCAGCCGGTCTACTCCGCCGACGGCTCCACGCTGCTGTTCCTGCGCCAGGTGGACGGCCAGCCGGCCCAGGCGTACGCGATCAAGGCCAACGGCACCGGCACCGCCGTCCAGCTGACCGACGACCCCAACGGCGTCCAGTCCGCCAGCCTGTCGCCGGACGGGCACACCCTGGCGTACGCCAGCTACGAACCCGCCGCCGCCGACCAGGTCGTCAAGACGCTGGCCCTGGGCGTCGCCGGAGCCTCGCCGGTCACCGTCGCCCCGGGCACCGACCCGGTCTGGCAGCCGGTGCAGGCGCAGCAGAACGGGCTGTTCGACATCTACGGCACCGGCGGCCTGGGCACCGACGACGCCGCCTCCCGCTGGGACTACAACGCCGCCGGCACCAGCAAGGCCGGGCTGGTCACCGCGTTCAACGCGGTGCTGGTCAACCGCTCGGACCAGGGCGACGCCCCGGCCGCGGTGGCGCTGGCCGCCGAGAAGCAGGGCCCGCTGCTGATGACCTCCGGCGGCTCCCTGGACACCGCCGCCGCCAACGAGCTGAAGCGCTCGCTGCACCAGGGCTGGACGGTCTACCTGGAGGGCAGCACCTCCGAGCTGTCCGCCAGGGTCGCCGCCCAGGTCCAGGCGCTCGGCTACAAGGTCGACCGGATCAGCGCGGGCAACCCCTCCGACGAGTCGGTCGCCACCGCCCGGGCCACGACCTCCGCGCCCACCTGGATCGTCCTCGCCGACGACATGGACTACCGGACCGCGCTGTCCGCGGCCGCCACCGCCGGGAGCGGCGGCTACCACGGCCGCCTGGTCGTCCTGCTCAACAGCACCTGGGGCCTGCCCGGCTCGATCGCCTCCTACATGAACGGCCTCAACCCGTCCTCCACCCACCTGGTGGCGGTCGGCGGCCGCAGCATCTACGCGCTGGAGCACACCACCGCGCTGCACAAGGTCTGGTACTTCTGGACGGTCGACAACAGCAGCAACGGCGAGACCCTCTCCTTCGCGCTGGCCGACTTCTGGTGGGGCGGCGAGGGCGAGGCCACCGTCGCCAACAACACCGGCTGGCAGGACGGCGCGGTCGCGGCCTCCGCCGCCGCCACCTACGGCCCGCTGGTGTGGACCTCGCCGAAGTACCTGTCGCCGGACACCGTCGCCTTCCTGGAGCACGAGTCGGCGTCCGTCAACAGCGTCCAGATCTACGGGACCGCCGGCTTCCCCGGCAACACCCTGTACGAGATCGAGGACTCCGTGGCCGCCGCCGGCACCGAGCTGGTCAAGGTGCCCAACGGCCGGCCCCCGGCGCTGCCGACGGTGCGTACGGCCGCGACCGGAACCGGGCAACTGCCCGCCCCGATCCGCGCCGCGGCCACCGCGCCGCAGCCCCGGCTGAGCGACCCGCAGAGCACCACCGCCGCCGGCTGA
- the galK gene encoding galactokinase: MSHLDSAVKGFRSRYGADPDGVWQAPGRVNLIGEHTDYNDGFVLPLALPQATRVAAVRRDDGLLRLHSAQAAQVTEVEVARLGPGAVGGWAVYPAAVVWALGRAGHRVGGADLYVDSDVPVGAGLSSSAALECAVGLAYDDLYGLGLDRPGLALLAQRAENDFAGVPCGVMDQMASSCCTEGAALFLDTRDLSARQVPLDLAARGLVLLVVDTQVKHELADGAYAQRRAGCERAARLLGLAALRDLPYAELEAALEQLPAGELRSLTRHVVTEDARVERVVALLDGADGPESPGGPDGPGGPGGAAAGLRAVGPILTEGHASLRDDFAVSCAETDLVVAAANAAGALGARMTGGGFGGSVVVLAEEGAADGIADAVADAFAAEGWKSPRSFAAVPSAGARRLL, translated from the coding sequence GTGTCCCACCTCGACAGCGCCGTCAAGGGCTTCCGGTCCCGCTACGGCGCCGACCCGGACGGCGTCTGGCAGGCCCCCGGGCGGGTCAACCTGATCGGCGAGCACACCGACTACAACGACGGCTTCGTGCTGCCGCTGGCGCTGCCGCAGGCCACCCGCGTCGCCGCCGTCCGGCGCGACGACGGGCTGCTGCGGCTGCACAGCGCCCAGGCCGCGCAGGTGACCGAGGTCGAGGTGGCCCGGCTGGGGCCGGGGGCGGTCGGCGGCTGGGCGGTCTACCCGGCGGCCGTGGTCTGGGCGCTCGGCCGGGCCGGTCACCGGGTGGGCGGCGCCGACCTGTACGTCGACAGCGACGTGCCGGTCGGCGCCGGGCTGTCCTCCTCGGCGGCGCTGGAGTGCGCCGTCGGCCTGGCCTACGACGACCTGTACGGGCTGGGCCTGGACCGGCCCGGGCTGGCGCTGCTGGCGCAGCGCGCCGAGAACGACTTCGCCGGGGTGCCCTGCGGGGTGATGGACCAGATGGCGTCCAGCTGCTGCACCGAGGGCGCCGCGCTGTTCCTGGACACCCGGGACCTCAGCGCCCGGCAGGTGCCGCTGGACCTGGCCGCCCGGGGGCTGGTGCTGCTGGTGGTGGACACCCAGGTCAAGCACGAGCTGGCGGACGGCGCGTACGCGCAGCGGCGCGCCGGGTGCGAGCGCGCCGCGCGCCTGCTCGGCCTGGCCGCCCTGCGGGATCTGCCGTACGCCGAGCTGGAGGCCGCGCTGGAGCAGCTGCCGGCGGGCGAACTGCGGTCGCTGACCCGCCATGTGGTCACCGAGGACGCCCGGGTGGAGCGGGTCGTCGCCCTGCTGGACGGCGCAGACGGGCCGGAAAGCCCCGGCGGCCCCGACGGCCCCGGCGGCCCCGGCGGCGCCGCGGCCGGTCTGCGCGCCGTCGGGCCGATCCTGACCGAGGGCCACGCCTCGCTCCGCGACGACTTCGCGGTCTCCTGCGCCGAGACCGATCTGGTGGTGGCCGCGGCCAACGCCGCGGGCGCGCTCGGCGCGCGGATGACCGGCGGCGGCTTCGGCGGCTCGGTGGTGGTCCTGGCCGAGGAGGGCGCCGCCGACGGGATCGCCGACGCCGTCGCCGACGCCTTCGCCGCCGAGGGCTGGAAGTCCCCGCGCTCCTTCGCCGCGGTGCCCTCGGCGGGCGCCCGGCGGCTGCTCTGA